A section of the Microbacterium forte genome encodes:
- a CDS encoding methyltransferase: MDFPFDRLRRWPDVEADNLQAHDATDLLLVERALALGVAGSDIAVIGDEYGAITLALTDAGLDGIRVHQDLATGRRALARNADELGLSGFSSHELDASLLDRARLVLLQLPKALAELEEIADAVARWAVPDVVLVAGGRVKHMAIAQNEVLGRSFAHVQAERAERKSRLVVASGPRPVPSEPPFPVTARHGGVTLVAHGGAFAGARLDIGTRVLLEVLGLDGSQFSTGEPARTENAPESADVAGSCCVVNAEEPSPPPVVVDLGCGTGALAVSYALAHPDSRVIATDRSAAAVASARATVAANGVADRVTVMHDDAGSEIADASADVVLLNPPFHLGSSVHTGAATRLFEAAARILRPGGELFTVYNSSLGYRAELTRLVGATEQVHRTPKFTVTRSIRR, translated from the coding sequence GTGGACTTCCCCTTCGATCGACTGCGCCGTTGGCCCGACGTCGAGGCCGACAACCTGCAGGCCCACGACGCGACCGATCTGCTGCTGGTCGAGCGGGCTCTCGCGCTCGGGGTCGCCGGGTCGGACATCGCGGTGATCGGCGACGAATACGGCGCGATCACCCTCGCGCTGACGGATGCCGGTCTCGACGGCATTCGCGTGCACCAGGACCTCGCGACCGGTCGCCGTGCGCTGGCTCGCAACGCCGACGAGCTGGGCCTCTCGGGGTTCTCGTCGCACGAGCTCGATGCCTCTCTGCTCGACCGCGCCCGACTCGTGCTGCTGCAGCTGCCGAAGGCGCTGGCAGAGCTCGAAGAGATCGCGGATGCCGTGGCGCGCTGGGCCGTCCCGGACGTCGTGCTCGTCGCCGGCGGCCGCGTGAAGCACATGGCCATCGCGCAGAACGAGGTGCTGGGGCGCAGCTTCGCGCATGTGCAGGCCGAGCGGGCGGAGCGCAAGTCACGGCTGGTCGTCGCATCCGGGCCGCGACCGGTGCCGTCAGAGCCGCCGTTCCCCGTGACAGCGCGGCACGGCGGCGTGACCCTCGTCGCGCACGGCGGTGCCTTCGCGGGGGCTCGCCTCGACATCGGCACGCGTGTGCTGCTCGAGGTGCTCGGCCTCGACGGTTCACAATTCAGCACGGGTGAGCCGGCACGGACTGAAAACGCCCCAGAATCGGCCGATGTGGCCGGTTCATGCTGCGTTGTGAACGCCGAAGAGCCGAGCCCGCCCCCGGTCGTCGTCGACCTGGGCTGCGGAACCGGCGCGCTCGCCGTCTCGTACGCTCTCGCGCACCCCGATTCCCGCGTGATCGCGACCGACAGATCGGCAGCGGCAGTGGCCTCCGCCCGCGCAACGGTCGCCGCGAACGGCGTCGCAGACCGCGTCACCGTCATGCACGACGACGCGGGCTCCGAGATCGCGGACGCCAGTGCCGATGTCGTGCTTCTCAACCCGCCTTTCCATCTCGGCAGCAGCGTGCACACCGGGGCAGCGACCCGTCTGTTCGAGGCCGCGGCCCGCATCCTCCGCCCCGGCGGAGAGCTGTTCACGGTCTACAACTCGTCGCTCGGCTACCGAGCTGAGCTCACCCGCCTCGTCGGCGCCACCGAGCAGGTGCATCGCACTCCGAAGTTCACCGTGACGCGCAGCATCCGTCGCTGA
- a CDS encoding TetR/AcrR family transcriptional regulator yields MRSTSDDITARARIRDTAIAAFARDGYDAASLRAIAREAGVSPALIVHHFGDKNALRSECDDYVVGVFIDEEHDIIVAPTRDRIRTALNDLERYGPYIDYLARMLVDGSAASDRLFDSFLSNTRAVLAEQRDAGMLEPMSDPEMTTLLLTLIGLGPVVMRAQIARTLGMDQLSPAGLLRTTLPTLELLTHGIYSTTALLDGARDALAAEGNTSGGDAS; encoded by the coding sequence ATGCGTTCAACCTCCGACGACATCACGGCTCGCGCCCGCATCCGCGACACCGCCATCGCCGCCTTCGCCCGCGATGGCTACGACGCTGCGAGCCTGCGCGCGATCGCCAGGGAGGCCGGTGTCAGCCCGGCTCTGATCGTGCACCACTTCGGCGACAAGAACGCCCTCCGCAGCGAGTGCGACGACTACGTGGTCGGCGTCTTCATCGACGAGGAGCACGACATCATCGTCGCGCCGACTCGCGACCGCATCCGCACCGCCCTCAACGACCTCGAGCGATACGGCCCCTATATCGACTACCTCGCGAGGATGCTCGTCGACGGTTCGGCTGCTTCCGATCGACTGTTCGACAGCTTCCTCTCCAACACCCGCGCCGTGCTCGCCGAACAGCGCGACGCCGGGATGCTCGAACCGATGAGCGACCCCGAGATGACGACTCTGCTGCTGACCCTGATCGGCCTCGGACCCGTCGTGATGCGCGCCCAGATCGCCCGCACCCTCGGAATGGACCAGCTGAGTCCCGCTGGGCTCCTGCGCACCACGCTGCCGACGCTGGAGCTGCTCACCCACGGCATCTATTCGACGACCGCACTGCTCGACGGTGCGCGAGACGCACTCGCGGCTGAGGGGAACACCTCGGGAGGAGACGCATCATGA
- a CDS encoding ABC transporter ATP-binding protein, protein MTDTIEIDRLQKRYGSRIALHELDLHVRPGTVFGLIGPNGAGKTTTLRTLVDVIRPSSGSVRVLGEDPRHGGAALRRRIGYVPGELHLEGRSSGHRMLSFYAQVSGSRDATATLRTGRELADRLGVDLSRPVRTLSKGNKQKVGLIQAFMHRPELLILDEPTSGLDPLVQREFLQMVREAKSAGQTVLLSSHVLSEIQQTADEVAVLANGRVVADGDVASLRLGSIRRVRAEISTTDAAAARADFDRVPGLGGVEMHDSDGILSISGTVDGAIDPFIKVLARFEVSDLTVEEPDLEESVLRLYGASAANVGAATSEAALTNEPPTRRARRGREGRR, encoded by the coding sequence ATGACCGACACGATCGAGATCGACCGTCTGCAGAAGCGCTACGGCAGTCGCATCGCGCTGCACGAGCTCGACCTGCACGTGCGACCAGGCACCGTCTTCGGACTCATCGGCCCCAACGGCGCGGGCAAGACGACGACGCTGCGCACACTCGTCGACGTCATCCGCCCGTCATCCGGCTCGGTGCGCGTGCTCGGTGAGGACCCCCGCCACGGCGGCGCCGCGCTGCGACGGCGCATCGGCTACGTTCCGGGCGAGCTGCACCTCGAAGGGCGATCGAGCGGACACCGGATGCTGTCGTTCTACGCCCAGGTCTCCGGATCCCGCGATGCAACCGCGACTCTCCGCACCGGCCGGGAGCTGGCCGACCGACTCGGGGTCGACCTGTCGCGCCCCGTGCGCACCCTGTCGAAGGGCAACAAGCAGAAGGTCGGGCTGATCCAGGCGTTCATGCACCGGCCCGAGCTGCTCATCCTCGACGAGCCCACCAGCGGCCTCGATCCACTGGTGCAGCGCGAGTTCCTGCAGATGGTCCGCGAGGCGAAGAGCGCCGGGCAGACCGTGCTGCTGAGTTCGCACGTGCTCAGCGAGATCCAGCAGACCGCAGACGAGGTCGCCGTGCTCGCGAACGGGCGGGTCGTCGCCGACGGCGATGTCGCCTCGCTGCGCCTGGGGTCGATCCGCCGCGTGCGAGCCGAGATCTCGACGACGGATGCCGCGGCCGCCCGCGCCGACTTCGATCGCGTGCCCGGTCTCGGCGGAGTCGAGATGCATGACTCCGACGGCATCCTGAGCATCTCCGGCACCGTGGACGGCGCGATCGATCCGTTCATCAAGGTGCTCGCCCGCTTCGAGGTGAGCGACCTGACCGTGGAGGAACCAGACCTCGAGGAGTCCGTGCTGCGGCTCTACGGCGCCTCTGCCGCGAACGTCGGCGCTGCCACGAGCGAGGCGGCCCTCACGAACGAGCCGCCGACGAGACGCGCCCGCCGGGGCAGGGAGGGCCGGCGATGA
- a CDS encoding ABC transporter permease subunit codes for MNGILPVFRRNLRESWRSLLGWTIGIAAVLFLYLPLYSSLGGDGQLEAMISSLPKELVDTLGYDQISTGAGYAQSTFFGLIGFLLLTIAAVIWGSAAIAGAEESGRAELDLAHGIGRGQYALESALAVLVRLLWLGAFAGLVVWALNGPSELGIDDRNIVGASAALTGLAFLTASAALLAGAATGRRIWATGVGAGIAVLGYILQALAKQSKDLEWLNALSPYAWVYQRPPLSEGVDLGGLALAWGLAIVFVVASVFALRARDLRG; via the coding sequence ATGAACGGCATCCTGCCGGTGTTCCGGCGCAACCTGCGCGAGTCGTGGCGCAGCCTCCTCGGGTGGACCATCGGCATCGCCGCCGTGCTGTTCCTCTATCTGCCGCTGTATTCGAGTCTCGGCGGCGACGGTCAGCTCGAGGCGATGATCTCGTCGCTGCCGAAGGAGCTCGTCGACACGCTCGGATATGACCAGATCTCGACGGGTGCCGGATACGCGCAGAGCACGTTCTTCGGCCTGATCGGCTTTCTGCTGCTGACGATCGCGGCGGTGATCTGGGGGTCCGCGGCCATCGCCGGCGCCGAAGAGAGCGGACGAGCAGAGCTCGATCTCGCGCACGGCATCGGCCGCGGTCAGTATGCACTCGAGTCCGCTCTGGCCGTGCTCGTCAGGCTGCTGTGGCTCGGCGCCTTCGCAGGCCTCGTCGTCTGGGCCCTGAACGGCCCCTCCGAACTCGGCATCGACGACCGCAACATCGTGGGAGCGAGCGCTGCGCTCACGGGTCTCGCGTTCCTCACGGCATCCGCCGCCCTGCTCGCCGGCGCCGCGACCGGTCGCCGCATCTGGGCGACCGGGGTCGGCGCGGGCATCGCCGTGCTGGGCTACATCCTCCAGGCGCTGGCGAAGCAGTCGAAGGACCTCGAGTGGCTGAACGCCCTCTCCCCCTACGCATGGGTCTACCAGCGACCGCCGCTCTCCGAGGGCGTCGACCTCGGCGGACTCGCCCTCGCCTGGGGCCTCGCGATCGTGTTCGTCGTCGCCTCGGTCTTCGCGTTGCGCGCTCGCGACCTCCGCGGCTGA
- a CDS encoding GntR family transcriptional regulator, whose protein sequence is MIEEGKPLFLQIAEQIEDSILDGSLSEESQAPSTNELAGFYRINPATAAKGVAMLTDKGVLYKRRGIGMFVAAGAKDLLLGERRAAFADRYIDPLLAEARTLGLGAEDLAALLRERAAQAAQTSQTPQTEGKTPA, encoded by the coding sequence GTGATCGAAGAAGGCAAGCCGCTCTTCCTCCAGATCGCCGAGCAGATCGAGGACTCGATCCTGGACGGCTCACTCTCGGAGGAATCGCAGGCGCCCTCGACCAACGAGCTCGCCGGCTTCTACCGGATCAACCCCGCGACAGCAGCCAAGGGAGTCGCCATGCTCACCGACAAGGGAGTGCTGTACAAGCGCCGCGGCATCGGCATGTTCGTCGCCGCCGGAGCGAAGGATCTGCTCCTCGGCGAGCGCCGCGCCGCATTCGCCGACCGCTACATCGACCCGCTCCTCGCCGAGGCCCGCACGCTGGGGCTCGGCGCCGAAGACCTCGCCGCCCTGCTCCGCGAGCGGGCAGCGCAGGCAGCCCAGACATCGCAGACACCCCAGACAGAAGGGAAGACCCCCGCATGA
- a CDS encoding ABC transporter ATP-binding protein: protein MTAVIEVQNLTKHYKEKNALDNVSLTLEGGAIYGLLGRNGAGKTTLMSILTAQNFESSGTVRVFGEHPYENTHVLNRICFVRESQKYPDDAYPRHAFKAASLFFRNWSQELADELIEQFQLPMKQTIKKLSRGQLSAVGVIIGLASRAELTFFDEPYLGLDAVARQIFYDRLLEDYAEHPRTIVLSSHLIDEVSNLIEKVIVIDNGQILLDEDTDAVRDRAVTVVGDAAKVDAWASGREVLHREALGRVASVTVLGALSAAERAEVAASGLDLAPVSLQQLIVRLTQKAEAGSATRASAAKEEVR, encoded by the coding sequence ATGACCGCCGTCATCGAGGTGCAGAACCTCACGAAGCACTACAAGGAGAAGAACGCACTCGACAACGTGTCGCTCACCCTCGAGGGCGGCGCGATCTATGGACTGCTCGGCCGCAACGGGGCGGGCAAGACCACGCTCATGTCGATCCTGACCGCGCAGAACTTCGAGTCGTCGGGCACCGTGCGCGTCTTCGGCGAGCACCCCTACGAGAACACGCACGTCCTCAACCGCATCTGCTTCGTGCGCGAGAGCCAGAAGTACCCCGACGACGCATACCCGCGTCACGCGTTCAAGGCTGCGAGCCTGTTCTTCCGCAACTGGAGCCAGGAACTCGCCGACGAGCTCATCGAGCAGTTCCAGCTGCCGATGAAGCAGACGATCAAGAAGCTCTCGCGCGGCCAGCTCTCGGCCGTCGGGGTCATCATCGGTCTCGCCTCGCGCGCCGAGCTGACCTTCTTCGACGAGCCCTACCTGGGTCTCGACGCGGTCGCCAGACAGATCTTCTACGACCGCCTGCTCGAGGACTACGCCGAGCACCCGCGAACCATCGTCCTCTCGTCGCACCTGATCGACGAGGTGTCGAACCTCATCGAGAAGGTCATCGTGATCGACAACGGTCAGATCCTGCTCGACGAAGACACGGATGCCGTGCGCGACCGCGCCGTCACCGTGGTCGGCGACGCCGCCAAGGTCGACGCCTGGGCATCCGGCCGCGAGGTTCTGCACCGGGAGGCCCTCGGCCGAGTCGCCTCCGTCACCGTGCTCGGGGCGCTGTCCGCCGCCGAGCGCGCCGAGGTCGCGGCATCCGGTCTCGATCTCGCTCCGGTGTCGCTGCAGCAGCTGATCGTGCGTCTCACCCAGAAGGCCGAGGCGGGCTCTGCCACCAGAGCCTCAGCCGCGAAAGAGGAGGTCCGCTGA
- a CDS encoding FUSC family protein, whose protein sequence is MTNIRTRVRARRPGIVRSLREAVDPARLLLVTKTALAVGLAWLIAPHTPGVTDEYPYYAPLGALVSMYPTLMGSVRSGLQTLLGLATGIGLAAIVVLTVGPTWWSIPAVVGVGVLVSGTGWFGVGREYVPMAALFVLIVGGQNADEYSLGYLVQMGVGVVVGLIVNLVIAPAPLTLAAAAKVDAFRTQLSEHLHDIGSAVSESWPPEHEKWADDASSLADTTSELRTALSDADDSRRGNPRAFGRRGETQHIHAELARLDRIAHLIRDISDEVADTIWDRPGALELDAALPEPLSAACHAVAEVIVQQDPLTPADHRARGEAARAIRLLLATVDDRTIDVRRSMGPGVLAAMQLRRILILSGHREPEETAEDEAATEPEGA, encoded by the coding sequence GTGACGAACATCAGAACACGAGTGCGCGCGCGCCGCCCTGGCATCGTGCGCTCGCTGCGCGAGGCGGTCGACCCCGCCCGGCTGCTGCTCGTCACCAAGACCGCACTGGCGGTCGGACTCGCGTGGCTGATCGCCCCTCACACGCCCGGAGTCACCGACGAGTACCCGTACTACGCGCCGCTCGGCGCGCTGGTCAGCATGTATCCGACGCTGATGGGATCGGTGCGATCGGGCCTGCAGACCCTGCTCGGACTCGCCACCGGCATCGGACTCGCCGCGATCGTCGTGTTGACCGTAGGGCCGACGTGGTGGTCGATCCCGGCCGTCGTCGGCGTCGGCGTGCTGGTCTCGGGCACCGGCTGGTTCGGCGTCGGCCGAGAGTACGTGCCGATGGCCGCGCTGTTCGTGCTGATCGTCGGCGGCCAGAACGCCGACGAGTACTCGCTCGGCTACCTCGTGCAGATGGGGGTCGGAGTGGTCGTCGGTCTCATCGTGAACCTGGTGATCGCCCCCGCGCCGCTCACTCTCGCCGCCGCGGCCAAGGTCGACGCCTTCCGCACGCAGCTGAGCGAGCACCTGCACGACATCGGATCGGCCGTCTCGGAATCCTGGCCCCCGGAGCACGAGAAGTGGGCCGACGATGCGTCATCGCTCGCCGACACGACGTCAGAGCTTCGCACCGCGCTGTCTGACGCCGACGACAGCCGGCGAGGCAACCCACGTGCGTTCGGGCGCCGCGGAGAGACGCAGCACATCCACGCCGAACTCGCGCGACTCGATCGCATCGCCCACCTGATCCGCGACATCTCCGACGAGGTCGCCGACACCATCTGGGATCGCCCTGGCGCGCTCGAACTGGATGCGGCGCTGCCCGAACCGCTCTCGGCCGCGTGCCACGCCGTCGCCGAGGTCATCGTGCAGCAGGATCCGCTCACGCCCGCAGATCACCGCGCTCGCGGGGAGGCGGCCCGTGCGATCAGGCTGCTGCTCGCGACCGTCGACGACCGCACGATCGATGTGCGGCGCTCGATGGGCCCCGGCGTGCTCGCGGCCATGCAGCTGCGCCGCATCCTCATCCTCAGCGGCCATCGGGAGCCGGAAGAGACAGCGGAGGACGAGGCCGCGACGGAGCCGGAGGGCGCGTAG
- a CDS encoding helix-turn-helix domain-containing protein yields the protein MGDGIHGEDPVWMTTAMLKAYTHPLRRKILRLLARRHHMRAADIAAELEVAANSVSFHLRTLADAGLIVEAPEHARDRRDRVWAPVKGAMSVGDPDHPVADEELGDAVVRAVATEHQDLLQRVIAWSPEYYGGRASGIHAVFQQRTTRLTEAEFTAVMEIFDKAVAEAEAAHDDDDPEGRFWQIDLVAADDTI from the coding sequence ATGGGCGACGGCATTCACGGTGAAGATCCCGTATGGATGACGACGGCCATGCTCAAGGCCTACACGCATCCACTGCGGCGAAAGATCCTTCGCCTGCTCGCCCGACGCCACCACATGCGCGCGGCCGACATCGCCGCCGAGCTCGAGGTCGCCGCGAACAGCGTCAGCTTCCACCTGCGCACCCTCGCTGATGCGGGCCTCATCGTCGAGGCTCCGGAGCACGCGCGAGATCGTCGAGACCGCGTCTGGGCGCCGGTGAAGGGTGCGATGAGCGTGGGCGACCCCGACCACCCGGTGGCCGACGAGGAGCTCGGCGACGCCGTCGTGCGAGCCGTGGCCACCGAGCACCAGGACCTTCTCCAGCGTGTGATCGCGTGGTCGCCCGAGTACTACGGAGGTCGAGCCTCGGGCATCCACGCCGTGTTCCAGCAGCGGACCACCCGGCTCACCGAGGCCGAGTTCACGGCGGTCATGGAGATCTTCGACAAGGCGGTGGCCGAGGCTGAAGCCGCGCATGACGATGACGATCCTGAAGGCCGCTTCTGGCAGATCGATCTCGTCGCCGCCGACGACACGATCTGA
- a CDS encoding MFS transporter, translating into MTTTVTAPHRLWRNARYLTWLVSDTSKGLAATLFAFAIPLLALVVTDDPAQAGIIGGAGMVARLILTLAGGILADRHRRIVLMLIGSLIGILLAGGFTLLALADALTFGTLLAANVLLAARSGLFDVAGESAIKEIVPDDAMGRAQAANQGRDAALQLAGGPLGGLLLGVGGWLVGAVMTLCHAVAAVTAWMLQRAARRAGITDTGAEADADAERPSREHPNSDGRIAAGLAADPADGLGLPPDTASDAGARGKTSAWAELREGFAWLFSRPDLGGVLLIITIINLGFNAAITTVMYALQQAGYSELLIGSLGAGVGAVMLVGAIVAPMLVPRIRTGVLAIAGLSGGAIGSILLSTVTEPWAIVVVLGASVLLLPALNAGMMGYFMVATPTQLLGRANSAAGVLGMGALPLAPLIAGFGLTWIGREWTILVCAALCIVAVALALGNRALRALPVEARWAEHAKQYENA; encoded by the coding sequence ATGACGACGACCGTGACCGCACCACACCGGCTCTGGCGGAACGCCCGGTATCTGACCTGGCTCGTGAGCGACACGAGCAAGGGTCTCGCGGCGACGCTGTTCGCCTTCGCGATCCCCCTGCTCGCCCTGGTGGTCACCGATGACCCCGCTCAAGCGGGAATCATCGGCGGTGCGGGCATGGTCGCGCGCCTGATCCTCACGCTCGCCGGCGGCATCCTGGCCGATCGGCACCGGCGCATCGTCCTCATGCTCATCGGCTCGCTGATCGGCATCCTGCTGGCGGGGGGTTTCACACTGCTGGCTCTCGCCGATGCTCTCACCTTCGGCACCCTGCTCGCGGCGAACGTGCTGCTGGCCGCGCGCAGCGGTCTCTTCGACGTCGCCGGTGAGAGCGCGATCAAGGAGATCGTGCCCGACGACGCGATGGGCAGGGCTCAGGCGGCGAACCAGGGGCGGGATGCCGCGCTGCAGCTGGCCGGCGGCCCTCTGGGCGGACTGCTTCTCGGCGTGGGCGGCTGGCTGGTCGGCGCCGTCATGACTCTCTGCCACGCCGTCGCCGCGGTGACGGCATGGATGCTGCAGCGAGCGGCGCGCCGCGCCGGAATCACCGACACGGGGGCGGAGGCCGATGCAGATGCCGAGCGGCCGTCCCGAGAGCATCCGAACAGCGACGGGCGTATCGCCGCGGGGCTCGCCGCGGATCCGGCAGACGGTCTGGGCCTCCCCCCAGACACCGCATCGGATGCCGGTGCGCGAGGCAAGACCAGCGCATGGGCAGAGCTCCGCGAGGGCTTCGCCTGGTTGTTCTCCCGACCAGACCTGGGCGGCGTGCTCCTCATCATCACGATCATCAACCTCGGCTTCAACGCCGCGATCACGACTGTCATGTACGCACTCCAGCAGGCCGGCTACTCCGAGCTCCTGATCGGCTCGCTGGGCGCTGGCGTGGGTGCGGTCATGCTCGTCGGGGCGATCGTCGCCCCGATGCTCGTCCCGCGCATCCGCACGGGAGTCCTCGCCATCGCGGGTCTCTCCGGGGGCGCGATCGGCTCGATCCTGCTCTCGACGGTCACCGAACCGTGGGCGATCGTCGTCGTGCTCGGCGCCTCGGTGCTGCTGCTTCCCGCCCTCAACGCGGGGATGATGGGCTACTTCATGGTCGCGACGCCGACACAGCTGCTCGGACGGGCGAACAGTGCCGCGGGCGTTCTCGGCATGGGCGCGCTGCCGCTCGCGCCGCTGATCGCGGGCTTCGGCCTCACCTGGATCGGCCGCGAATGGACGATCCTCGTGTGCGCGGCGCTCTGCATCGTCGCCGTCGCCCTCGCGCTCGGCAACCGCGCGCTGCGCGCCCTGCCGGTCGAGGCGCGCTGGGCCGAGCACGCGAAGCAGTACGAGAACGCCTGA
- a CDS encoding GyrI-like domain-containing protein produces MSALEITEKPLPFVRLASLTETVASQPEVAAVVGPLFDQVADALSDAGATPGLPIAEYDMNKHGVRITVGFVYDGPAVDGLVIIELPAVESAFTTTHLGTMATIDDSWHALNEAISNGGVTAVGACREVYLRSKSEDQADWITELQQPVTRS; encoded by the coding sequence ATGTCAGCTCTGGAGATCACCGAGAAGCCCCTCCCGTTCGTCCGACTCGCGTCGCTGACCGAGACGGTGGCGTCGCAACCCGAGGTCGCGGCCGTCGTGGGCCCTCTGTTCGACCAGGTCGCCGACGCCCTGAGTGATGCGGGGGCGACGCCGGGGCTCCCGATCGCCGAGTACGACATGAACAAGCACGGCGTGCGCATCACGGTCGGTTTCGTCTACGACGGCCCCGCCGTCGACGGGCTCGTCATCATCGAGCTGCCGGCCGTCGAGTCCGCGTTCACCACCACGCACCTCGGCACCATGGCGACCATCGACGACAGCTGGCATGCGCTGAACGAGGCGATCAGCAACGGCGGCGTCACCGCCGTCGGTGCGTGCCGAGAGGTCTATCTGCGGTCGAAATCCGAAGATCAGGCCGACTGGATCACCGAGCTCCAGCAGCCGGTCACCCGCTCCTGA
- a CDS encoding SCO4848 family membrane protein, producing the protein MIALAVVLFLNAAFNVLVWPRFYKRVATDPRARDADGKATTFLKVHAVLIAIALVLALISVIVGIAGLAGAL; encoded by the coding sequence GTGATCGCTCTCGCTGTCGTCCTGTTCCTCAACGCCGCCTTCAACGTGCTGGTGTGGCCCCGTTTCTACAAGCGCGTCGCGACGGACCCCCGGGCTCGGGATGCCGACGGCAAGGCGACGACGTTCTTGAAGGTGCATGCCGTGCTGATCGCGATCGCCCTGGTGCTCGCACTGATCTCGGTGATCGTCGGCATCGCGGGGCTCGCCGGAGCGCTCTGA
- a CDS encoding RNA polymerase sigma factor, whose translation MIDGAPDGAGLDPAPDDGAARWRRAAEFFDAWRDGDSRAMDDLVRLMTPVLWHVVRAYGLERTLAEDVIQTTWLQLVRGHRAISDPKAVSAWLTTTARREAWRAGKAHNRVDTTESDALDALLPEQQSAEHHATVGEENRRLWAAVHRLADRCQRLLRVIAFEDRPDYARLAADLAMPVGSIGPTRQRCLAKLRDLLDAPTPRTEGGP comes from the coding sequence ATGATCGACGGGGCACCCGACGGCGCCGGCCTCGATCCTGCACCGGACGACGGTGCGGCTCGCTGGAGGCGAGCCGCCGAGTTCTTCGACGCTTGGCGAGACGGCGACAGCCGCGCGATGGACGACCTCGTGCGGCTGATGACTCCTGTGCTCTGGCATGTCGTGCGGGCCTACGGACTCGAGCGCACCCTCGCCGAAGACGTCATCCAGACGACGTGGCTGCAACTGGTTCGGGGGCACCGCGCCATCAGCGATCCGAAGGCGGTCTCAGCCTGGCTCACCACCACCGCACGCCGCGAGGCCTGGCGGGCCGGCAAAGCGCACAACAGGGTCGACACCACGGAGTCGGATGCTCTCGACGCGCTGCTTCCTGAGCAGCAGTCGGCCGAGCATCACGCCACCGTCGGAGAGGAGAATCGCCGGCTGTGGGCTGCGGTGCATCGCCTCGCCGACCGGTGCCAGCGCCTGCTGAGGGTGATCGCCTTCGAGGACCGACCCGACTACGCCCGCCTCGCCGCCGACCTCGCGATGCCGGTCGGCAGCATCGGCCCCACCCGCCAGCGTTGCCTCGCGAAGCTGCGCGACCTGCTCGACGCACCGACACCACGAACGGAGGGCGGCCCATGA